A single Pseudomonas sp. DC1.2 DNA region contains:
- a CDS encoding transglutaminase family protein, producing the protein MSIHVALHHVTHYRYDRAVELGPQIVRLRPAAHSRTRILSYALKVSPEEHFINWQQDPQGNYLARLVFPEKTNELRIEVDLLAEMAVFNPFDFFLEPYAEKIPFAYAADERKELAPYLETLPLTPVFKAYLDGIDRTPLPSVDFLVALNQRLSEDIGYLIRMEPGVQTPEHTLQHASGSCRDSAWLLVQLLRNLGLAARFVSGYLIQLTADVKSLDGPSGTEVDFTDLHAWCEVYLPGAGWIGLDATSGLFAGEGHIPLACSPDPGSAAPISGLVEPCECEFTHEMSVERIWEAPRVTKPYTEDQWLAIQALGRQIDADLLEGDVRLTMGGEPTFVSIDDPDGEEWNTAALGPDKRRLSAELFQRMRKHYAPKGLVHFGQGKWYPGEQLPRWSLNCYWRRDGVPIWHNSALVADEQEDYGADGELAGRFLASVAERLKLPARFVFPAYEDNFYYLWREGTLPQNVSAEDSRLEEPLERARLRKVFSQGLDKVIGQVLPLARTAKGDQWQSGRWYLREEHCRLVPGDSPLGYRLPLGSQPWVKAAEYPFINPADPNQDFPALPDAAQLKQHGDPAVADERAPKVDESADWLTRTAFCAEARDGRLYLFMPPLEQVEDYLELVAAIEATAEELHCPVLLEGYEPPSDPRLSNFRITPDPGVIEVNVQPSASWDELVERTEFLYEEARQTRLTTEKFMIDGRHTGTGGGNHFVLGGATPADSPFLRRPDLLRSLISYWHNHPSLSYLFSGLFIGPTSQAPRVDEARNDALYELEIAFAQMPEPGEECTPWLVDRLLRNLLIDVTGNTHRAEFCIDKLYSPDGATGRLGLLELRAFEMPPHARMSLAQQLLLRALVARFWREPYAPPKLARWGTELHDRFLLPHFIEQDFADVIVDLNAAGYPVRSEWFAAHLEFRFPKVGDYAVSGIELELRQALEPWHVLGEEGAVGGTVRYVDSSLERLQVKLSGLPPQRYVLTCNGIAVPLQPTGRIGEFVAGVRFRAWQPSNCLHPTIPVHAPLVFDLLDTWMGRSLGGCQYHVAHPGGRNYDSLPVNANEAESRRMARFFRIGHTPGKLPIPNVTINDELPMTLDLRRF; encoded by the coding sequence GTGTCGATTCATGTCGCATTGCATCACGTCACGCACTACCGCTACGACCGCGCTGTCGAGCTCGGTCCGCAGATCGTTCGCCTGCGCCCGGCGGCCCACAGTCGCACGCGGATTTTGTCCTATGCGCTGAAAGTCTCGCCTGAGGAGCATTTCATTAACTGGCAGCAGGACCCCCAAGGCAATTATTTGGCGCGGTTGGTGTTCCCGGAAAAAACCAATGAACTGCGCATCGAAGTCGATCTGCTGGCAGAGATGGCGGTGTTCAATCCGTTCGATTTCTTCCTGGAGCCCTACGCGGAAAAAATCCCGTTTGCCTATGCCGCCGATGAGCGTAAGGAGCTGGCTCCGTATCTGGAAACTTTGCCTCTGACCCCGGTGTTCAAGGCCTACCTGGACGGTATCGACCGAACGCCGCTGCCCAGCGTCGATTTTCTGGTCGCACTTAACCAGCGCTTGAGCGAAGACATCGGCTACTTGATCCGTATGGAGCCCGGCGTCCAAACCCCCGAGCACACCCTCCAACATGCCTCGGGCTCTTGCCGCGACTCGGCCTGGCTGCTGGTGCAACTGTTGCGCAATCTCGGGTTGGCGGCACGTTTCGTTTCCGGCTACCTGATCCAGTTGACCGCTGACGTCAAAAGCCTCGATGGCCCTTCGGGCACTGAGGTGGACTTCACGGACTTGCACGCCTGGTGCGAAGTTTATTTGCCGGGTGCTGGCTGGATCGGCCTGGACGCGACCTCAGGGCTGTTTGCCGGTGAAGGACACATTCCGTTGGCTTGTAGTCCCGATCCGGGCTCAGCGGCACCGATCAGTGGCTTGGTGGAGCCATGCGAATGTGAATTTACCCACGAAATGTCCGTGGAGCGGATTTGGGAAGCGCCACGAGTCACAAAGCCCTACACCGAAGACCAGTGGCTGGCGATCCAGGCGCTGGGCCGGCAGATTGATGCCGACCTGCTGGAAGGCGATGTACGCCTGACCATGGGGGGCGAACCGACTTTTGTTTCGATTGATGACCCCGATGGCGAAGAGTGGAACACCGCTGCCCTCGGCCCGGACAAGCGTAGGCTGTCGGCCGAGCTGTTTCAGCGTATGCGCAAGCATTACGCGCCCAAAGGTCTGGTGCATTTCGGGCAGGGCAAGTGGTATCCGGGCGAACAGTTGCCGCGTTGGTCGTTGAACTGCTACTGGCGCCGTGACGGCGTACCGATCTGGCACAACAGCGCACTGGTAGCCGATGAGCAGGAAGACTACGGGGCTGATGGCGAACTGGCCGGGCGTTTTCTGGCGAGTGTTGCCGAGCGCTTGAAACTGCCGGCGCGTTTTGTGTTTCCAGCCTACGAAGACAATTTCTATTACCTCTGGCGCGAAGGCACCCTGCCGCAGAACGTCAGTGCCGAAGACTCGCGTCTGGAAGAGCCGTTGGAGCGTGCGCGTTTGCGCAAAGTCTTCAGCCAGGGCCTGGACAAAGTCATCGGCCAGGTCTTGCCACTGGCGCGCACCGCCAAGGGTGATCAATGGCAAAGCGGTCGCTGGTATTTGCGTGAGGAACATTGCCGATTGGTGCCGGGTGATTCGCCGCTGGGTTATCGCTTACCGCTGGGCTCGCAGCCTTGGGTGAAGGCCGCTGAGTATCCCTTCATTAATCCCGCCGATCCGAACCAGGATTTCCCGGCGTTGCCGGACGCTGCACAACTGAAACAGCATGGCGATCCGGCGGTCGCCGATGAGCGCGCGCCGAAGGTCGATGAATCCGCTGACTGGCTGACTCGCACAGCGTTCTGTGCCGAAGCGCGAGACGGTCGGTTGTACCTGTTCATGCCGCCGCTGGAGCAGGTCGAGGATTATCTGGAACTGGTGGCCGCTATCGAAGCCACTGCCGAGGAGTTGCATTGCCCTGTGTTGCTCGAAGGCTATGAGCCACCGAGTGACCCGCGCTTGAGCAACTTCCGCATCACGCCGGATCCAGGGGTGATTGAGGTCAACGTGCAGCCGTCCGCGAGTTGGGATGAATTGGTCGAACGCACCGAGTTTCTCTACGAAGAAGCGCGCCAGACCCGATTGACCACCGAGAAATTCATGATCGATGGCCGGCACACCGGCACCGGCGGCGGTAACCATTTCGTGCTGGGTGGTGCGACACCGGCGGACTCGCCGTTTCTACGGCGTCCAGACCTGCTGCGCAGCCTGATCAGCTACTGGCATAACCATCCGTCCTTGTCCTACTTGTTTTCTGGATTGTTCATCGGCCCGACGTCCCAGGCGCCGCGGGTCGATGAAGCGCGTAACGATGCGTTGTATGAGCTGGAAATTGCCTTTGCGCAAATGCCGGAGCCAGGCGAAGAATGCACGCCGTGGTTGGTGGATCGACTGCTGCGCAACTTGCTGATTGATGTGACCGGTAATACGCATCGTGCCGAATTCTGCATCGACAAGCTCTACTCGCCGGACGGTGCCACCGGTCGCCTTGGTCTGCTCGAGTTGCGTGCATTCGAAATGCCGCCTCACGCGCGCATGAGCCTGGCTCAACAGTTGTTGCTGCGCGCGCTGGTGGCGCGGTTCTGGCGTGAGCCCTATGCGCCGCCGAAACTGGCGCGCTGGGGCACCGAACTGCACGATCGCTTCCTGTTACCGCACTTTATTGAGCAGGACTTCGCCGATGTGATCGTCGATCTGAACGCTGCCGGTTATCCGGTGCGGTCCGAGTGGTTTGCCGCGCATCTGGAATTCCGGTTTCCCAAGGTCGGCGATTACGCTGTCAGTGGTATCGAACTGGAGTTGCGTCAGGCGCTTGAACCTTGGCATGTGCTGGGCGAGGAGGGCGCGGTCGGTGGCACGGTGCGCTACGTGGATTCGTCGCTGGAGCGTTTGCAGGTCAAACTCAGCGGCTTGCCGCCGCAGCGTTATGTGCTGACCTGCAATGGCATTGCGGTGCCGTTGCAACCGACGGGGCGGATCGGCGAGTTTGTCGCCGGTGTGCGTTTCCGCGCCTGGCAGCCATCCAACTGCCTGCATCCGACCATCCCGGTTCACGCGCCGCTGGTGTTCGACCTGCTCGACACCTGGATGGGGCGTTCGCTGGGGGGCTGTCAGTACCACGTCGCCCATCCGGGCGGGCGCAATTACGACAGCCTGCCGGTGAACGCCAACGAGGCCGAGAGCCGAAGAATGGCTCGATTCTTCCGAATCGGACACACCCCGGGGAAACTTCCTATACCGAATGTAACGATTAACGACGAGCTGCCGATGACACTCGATTTGCGACGTTTCTAA
- a CDS encoding circularly permuted type 2 ATP-grasp protein — MPDLLDRYPLTAGTYHELLDESGAVRPHWRRLFDQLQRSTPAQLVQRQALLARQIQENGVTYNVYADPKGADRPWELDLLPHVIDADEWQQLSAGIAQRARLLNAVLADLYGPQRLIAEGLLPAELVFGHNNFLWPCQGILPPDGAFLHLYAVDLARTPDGRWWVTADRTQAPSGAGYALENRTIVSRAFPELYRDLKVQHLAGFFRTLQETLARQAPCDDEAPLVVLLTPGRFNESYFEHLYLARQLGYPLVEGGDLTVRDATVYLKTLSGLRRVHAIMRRLDDDFCDPLELRTDSALGVPGLLEAARLGRVLVANALGSGVLESPGLLGFLPTINQFLFGEELILPSIATWWCGEAPVLAQALEKLPELLIKPAFPSQSFAPVFGRDLSEKQRQTLAERMQARPYAYVAQELAQLSQAPIWQAEDGQLQPRAIGMRVYAVASHDGYRVLPGGLTRVAADADAEVVSMQRGGASKDTWVLGERAPGGEQWKTQRAIGVHDLVRRDPYLPSRVVENLFWFGRYCERCDNSARLLRIMLARYVEGDDPQALDAAVDLGERLNLLPDEGDLPERLLAALLGDDWSFSLRSNLQRLQWAASQVRGKLSRENWQALVELQREAMELETEEPDFGELLDFLNRLVMSLAALSGFALDDMTRDEGWRFLMIGRRIERLQFLSASLAAFLRGAGAFDQAGLEWLLELGNSGITYRSRYLAVAQLIPVLDLLLLDEQNPHAVLFQLKLVTRTLKRLNDDFGAPREAGLPQLVARLAHFDLGCLENSLFGEASVHAAIEGLADLLQEIADASGQVSDRLALRHFAHVDDVSQRTVSV, encoded by the coding sequence ATGCCTGACCTGCTTGACCGCTACCCGCTGACGGCGGGCACCTACCACGAACTGCTCGACGAGAGCGGCGCCGTGCGCCCGCACTGGCGTCGATTATTTGACCAACTGCAACGCAGTACCCCGGCGCAACTGGTGCAGCGTCAGGCGTTGTTGGCCCGACAGATCCAGGAAAACGGCGTGACTTACAACGTCTATGCCGACCCCAAAGGTGCCGATCGGCCTTGGGAATTGGACTTGTTGCCGCATGTGATCGACGCCGATGAATGGCAACAATTATCGGCCGGCATCGCTCAGCGGGCGCGCTTGCTCAACGCTGTGTTGGCCGATCTCTACGGTCCGCAGCGGCTGATCGCCGAGGGGCTGTTGCCGGCAGAGCTGGTGTTTGGTCACAACAACTTCCTCTGGCCTTGTCAGGGCATCTTGCCGCCCGATGGGGCGTTTCTGCATCTCTACGCCGTGGACCTTGCGCGCACGCCGGACGGTCGTTGGTGGGTTACGGCGGACCGGACACAAGCCCCGTCTGGCGCCGGCTATGCGCTGGAAAATCGCACCATCGTGTCGCGGGCTTTCCCCGAGTTGTACCGCGACCTGAAAGTGCAGCACCTGGCGGGTTTTTTCCGCACGCTTCAGGAAACCCTGGCCCGTCAGGCCCCGTGTGACGACGAAGCACCGTTGGTGGTGCTGCTCACACCGGGGCGTTTCAATGAAAGCTATTTCGAGCATCTGTATCTGGCCCGCCAGCTCGGTTATCCGCTGGTGGAGGGCGGCGACTTGACGGTGCGCGATGCCACCGTTTACCTGAAAACCCTGAGCGGCCTGCGACGGGTTCACGCGATCATGCGGCGCCTCGACGATGACTTCTGCGATCCGCTGGAGCTGCGCACCGACTCTGCTCTCGGCGTACCTGGCTTGCTCGAGGCCGCGCGGCTGGGCCGGGTGCTGGTGGCCAATGCGTTGGGCAGTGGCGTGCTGGAATCCCCAGGTTTGCTGGGGTTTCTGCCGACGATCAATCAATTTCTATTCGGCGAAGAACTGATCCTGCCGTCCATTGCCACCTGGTGGTGCGGTGAGGCGCCGGTGCTGGCGCAGGCGCTGGAAAAACTGCCGGAACTGCTGATTAAACCCGCGTTTCCTTCCCAAAGCTTCGCACCGGTATTTGGCCGCGATCTGAGTGAAAAACAGCGTCAGACGCTAGCCGAGCGCATGCAGGCGCGGCCTTACGCTTATGTTGCGCAAGAACTCGCTCAGTTGTCACAGGCGCCGATCTGGCAAGCCGAAGACGGGCAACTGCAACCCCGTGCCATCGGCATGCGCGTGTATGCAGTGGCCAGCCACGACGGCTATCGGGTTTTGCCCGGCGGTTTGACTCGGGTGGCCGCCGACGCCGACGCCGAAGTGGTGTCGATGCAGCGCGGCGGTGCGAGCAAGGACACGTGGGTGCTTGGTGAGCGTGCCCCCGGCGGCGAACAATGGAAAACCCAGCGCGCAATTGGTGTTCACGATCTGGTGCGACGCGATCCTTACTTGCCGTCGCGAGTGGTGGAAAACCTGTTTTGGTTTGGCCGTTACTGCGAACGTTGCGACAACAGCGCGCGGCTGCTTCGGATCATGTTGGCGCGTTATGTCGAGGGTGATGACCCGCAGGCCCTTGATGCTGCCGTCGATCTTGGCGAGCGCCTGAATTTGTTGCCCGATGAAGGCGATTTGCCGGAGCGGTTGCTGGCTGCATTGCTTGGCGATGACTGGTCGTTCAGCCTGCGCTCCAACCTGCAACGCTTGCAGTGGGCGGCTTCACAAGTGCGCGGCAAGCTCTCGCGGGAAAACTGGCAGGCGTTGGTGGAATTACAGCGCGAGGCCATGGAACTTGAAACCGAAGAGCCGGACTTTGGCGAGTTGCTCGACTTCCTCAACCGCCTGGTCATGTCTCTGGCGGCGCTGTCTGGTTTTGCCCTGGATGACATGACTCGAGACGAAGGCTGGCGCTTCTTGATGATTGGCCGGCGGATCGAGCGGCTGCAATTTCTCAGTGCCAGCCTCGCGGCGTTTTTGCGTGGCGCCGGTGCCTTTGATCAAGCAGGTCTTGAATGGTTGCTGGAGCTGGGTAACAGCGGCATCACCTACCGCTCGCGATACCTGGCGGTGGCGCAATTGATCCCGGTTCTCGATCTGTTGTTGCTAGACGAGCAGAACCCGCACGCGGTGCTGTTCCAGTTGAAATTGGTGACCCGAACCTTGAAGCGCTTGAACGACGATTTTGGTGCCCCGCGAGAGGCCGGGTTGCCGCAGTTGGTGGCGCGCCTGGCGCATTTCGATCTCGGCTGTCTGGAAAACTCGCTGTTTGGCGAGGCCAGTGTCCACGCGGCCATCGAAGGGCTGGCCGATTTGCTGCAAGAGATTGCCGATGCCAGTGGGCAAGTCTCGGATCGCTTGGCGCTGCGCCATTTTGCCCATGTCGATGATGTTAGCCAACGAACGGTGTCCGTCTGA
- a CDS encoding transglutaminase family protein, translated as MSAHYQIFHDTHYHYDSPVSLAQQLAHLWPRACEWQRCTAQALLISPEPTTRRDELDVFGNPLTRLAFERPHDELLVNAQLTLEVLARPLLDFNLSPAWEETRSALTYSSQPLSPELMEACRYRFESPYVHLKRNFVEFSESCFPPERPLLLGVQALMEKIFSEFTFDAEATQVATPLVEVLERRRGVCQDFAHLMLACVRSRGLAARYISGYLLTQPPPGQPRLIGADASHAWVSVFCPILGWVDFDPTNNVQPALEHITLAWGRDFSDVSPLRGVILGGGSHDPEVRVTVMPLD; from the coding sequence ATGAGTGCTCATTACCAGATTTTTCACGACACCCATTATCACTATGACAGCCCGGTGTCCCTGGCCCAGCAACTCGCGCATTTGTGGCCGCGCGCTTGTGAGTGGCAGCGCTGCACGGCGCAGGCGCTACTGATCAGCCCGGAGCCCACGACGCGCCGTGATGAACTGGATGTGTTCGGTAATCCCCTGACCCGCCTGGCCTTCGAGCGTCCCCACGATGAGTTGTTGGTCAATGCCCAGCTGACATTGGAAGTACTGGCCCGGCCGTTACTGGATTTCAATCTGTCGCCTGCCTGGGAAGAAACCCGCAGTGCGTTGACCTACAGCAGCCAGCCACTGTCCCCCGAATTAATGGAAGCCTGCCGATATCGCTTCGAGTCGCCCTATGTGCATTTGAAGCGCAATTTTGTCGAGTTTTCCGAAAGCTGTTTTCCACCTGAGCGGCCACTGCTGCTAGGGGTGCAGGCGTTGATGGAGAAAATTTTCAGCGAGTTCACCTTCGATGCCGAAGCGACTCAGGTGGCGACACCGTTGGTCGAAGTGCTGGAGCGTCGGCGCGGGGTCTGCCAGGACTTTGCTCACCTGATGCTCGCCTGCGTGCGGTCACGTGGCTTGGCGGCGCGGTATATCAGCGGTTACCTGTTGACTCAGCCACCGCCCGGCCAGCCGCGACTGATTGGCGCCGATGCGTCTCATGCCTGGGTCTCAGTGTTTTGCCCGATTCTGGGCTGGGTCGATTTCGATCCGACAAACAATGTGCAACCGGCACTCGAACACATAACCCTGGCTTGGGGCCGGGATTTTTCCGATGTATCGCCGTTGCGGGGGGTGATTCTAGGGGGCGGCAGTCATGATCCCGAAGTTCGGGTTACCGTGATGCCACTGGATTAA
- a CDS encoding TIGR00730 family Rossman fold protein, with product MSIASVCVFCGASTGTHPAYREAAVALGRALAERKLTLVYGGGAVGLMGIVADAALAAGGEVIGIIPQSLKDQEIGHSGLTRLEVVDGMHARKARMAELSDAFIALPGGLGTLEELFEVWTWGQLGYHGKPLGLLEVNGFYSKLATFLDHIVGEGFVRGQHRDMLQMSESPQTLLDALDAWHPSAPPKWTEQKPS from the coding sequence ATGTCTATCGCATCCGTTTGTGTATTTTGCGGTGCCAGCACCGGCACCCACCCAGCTTACCGTGAGGCAGCCGTCGCGCTGGGGCGCGCATTGGCCGAGCGCAAGCTGACCCTGGTCTACGGTGGAGGCGCCGTCGGTTTGATGGGGATCGTCGCCGACGCAGCGCTGGCAGCCGGCGGTGAAGTAATCGGGATCATCCCGCAAAGCCTCAAGGACCAGGAAATCGGCCACAGCGGCCTGACTCGCCTGGAAGTAGTCGACGGCATGCATGCGCGCAAGGCTCGAATGGCGGAACTCAGCGACGCCTTTATCGCGCTACCCGGCGGCCTGGGCACACTGGAAGAACTGTTCGAAGTCTGGACCTGGGGCCAGCTTGGCTACCATGGCAAACCGCTCGGTTTGCTGGAAGTGAACGGTTTCTACAGCAAGTTGGCGACATTTCTCGATCATATCGTCGGCGAAGGCTTCGTTCGCGGGCAGCACCGTGACATGCTGCAAATGAGCGAGTCGCCGCAAACCCTGCTCGATGCACTGGACGCCTGGCACCCCTCGGCACCACCAAAATGGACCGAGCAAAAACCCAGCTAA
- the azu gene encoding azurin codes for MFAKLVAVSLLTLASSQLMAAECKVDVDSTDQMSFNTKEITIDKSCKTFTVNLTHSGSLPKNVMGHNWVLSKTADMAGIATDGMSAGIDKNYLKDGDDRIIAHTKIIGAGEKDSVTFDVSKLAAGESYQFFCSFPGHNSMMKGAVVLK; via the coding sequence ATGTTTGCCAAACTTGTTGCGGTATCCCTGCTGACACTGGCCAGTAGCCAATTGATGGCTGCCGAATGCAAGGTCGATGTCGACTCCACCGACCAGATGTCCTTCAATACGAAGGAAATCACCATCGACAAGAGCTGTAAGACCTTCACCGTGAACCTGACCCACTCCGGCAGCTTGCCGAAAAACGTCATGGGTCATAACTGGGTGCTGAGCAAAACCGCAGACATGGCGGGCATCGCGACTGATGGTATGAGCGCCGGTATCGATAAGAATTACCTGAAGGACGGCGACGACCGCATCATCGCTCACACCAAAATTATTGGAGCCGGCGAGAAAGACTCGGTGACCTTCGATGTATCGAAGTTGGCGGCTGGCGAAAGTTACCAGTTCTTCTGCTCGTTCCCTGGCCACAACTCGATGATGAAAGGCGCTGTTGTCCTGAAGTAA
- the nadE gene encoding ammonia-dependent NAD(+) synthetase → MQAVQREIAEQLKVQPPFADQAALEAEVARRISFIQDCLVNSGLKSLVLGISGGVDSLTAGLLAQRAIRELRERSGDNSYRFIAVRLPYETQFDEHDAQASVDCIAPDERHTVNIGPAVKSLANEVAAFEGKHAVSVDFVLGNTKARMRMVAQYTIAGAAQGLVIGTDHAAEAVMGFFTKFGDGACDLAPLSGLVKNQVRDIARHFGAPESLVEKVPTADLEDLSPGKPDEASHGVTYAEIDAFLHGEPVREEAFRIICETYKKTHHKREMPFAP, encoded by the coding sequence ATGCAAGCCGTACAGCGTGAGATTGCTGAGCAGCTCAAGGTTCAACCGCCGTTTGCCGACCAAGCCGCCCTCGAGGCGGAAGTCGCCCGGCGGATTAGCTTTATCCAGGATTGCCTCGTCAACTCCGGGCTCAAGAGCCTGGTGCTGGGCATCAGCGGTGGCGTCGATTCGTTGACCGCCGGGCTGCTGGCGCAACGGGCCATACGCGAGCTGCGTGAGCGCAGTGGTGACAACAGCTATCGCTTCATCGCCGTGCGCCTGCCTTACGAGACACAATTCGATGAACACGACGCCCAGGCATCGGTGGACTGCATCGCCCCGGACGAGCGCCATACCGTGAACATCGGCCCGGCCGTCAAGTCCTTGGCCAATGAAGTGGCTGCCTTCGAAGGCAAACACGCGGTCTCGGTGGATTTCGTGCTCGGTAACACCAAAGCGCGGATGCGCATGGTCGCCCAGTACACCATCGCCGGCGCAGCCCAGGGTCTGGTGATTGGCACCGACCACGCCGCCGAAGCGGTGATGGGGTTTTTCACCAAGTTCGGTGACGGCGCCTGTGACCTGGCACCGTTGAGCGGCCTGGTGAAAAACCAGGTCCGAGATATCGCCCGCCACTTCGGCGCACCGGAGTCGCTGGTAGAAAAAGTCCCAACCGCCGACCTCGAAGACCTGTCGCCCGGCAAGCCGGACGAAGCATCCCATGGCGTGACCTATGCCGAGATCGACGCGTTCCTGCATGGAGAGCCGGTACGCGAGGAAGCATTCAGGATCATTTGTGAAACGTACAAAAAAACGCATCACAAGCGTGAGATGCCGTTTGCCCCATAA
- the pncB gene encoding nicotinate phosphoribosyltransferase: MSESVFGDRIVQNLLDTDFYKLTMMQAVLHNYPNVEVEWEFRCRNSEDLRPYLAEIRYQIERLAELSLSADQLSFLERISFMKPDFLRFLGLFRFNLRYVHTGIENGELFIRLRGPWLHVILFEVPMLAIVSEVRNRYRYREVVLEQAREQLYRKFDWLTANASSDELSELQVADFGTRRRFSYRVQEEVVNVLKHDFPGRFVGTSNVHLSRELDMKPLGTMAHEWIMAHQQLGPRLIDSQIAALDCWVREYRGLLGIALTDCITTDAFLGDFDLYFAKLFDGLRHDSGDPVLWAEKAIAHYHKLGIDPMSKTLVFSDSLTLPRSLEIFRALRGRINVSFGIGTNLTCDIPGVEPMSIVLKMTACNGQPVAKISDEPGKTHCKDPNFVAYLRHVFKVPALSSVSSKE, from the coding sequence ATGAGCGAGAGCGTATTTGGCGATCGCATCGTGCAGAACCTGCTCGACACCGACTTTTACAAACTGACGATGATGCAGGCAGTGCTGCACAACTACCCGAACGTGGAAGTCGAATGGGAGTTTCGTTGCCGTAACAGTGAGGATTTGCGCCCGTACCTGGCGGAAATCCGTTACCAGATCGAGCGCCTGGCAGAGCTAAGCCTGAGCGCTGACCAGTTGAGTTTCCTGGAGCGCATCAGCTTCATGAAGCCGGACTTCCTGCGGTTTCTCGGTTTATTTCGCTTCAACCTGCGCTATGTCCACACCGGTATTGAAAACGGTGAACTGTTCATCCGCCTGCGGGGACCGTGGCTGCATGTGATTCTGTTCGAAGTGCCGATGCTGGCAATCGTCAGCGAGGTGCGAAACCGCTACCGCTACCGTGAAGTCGTTCTGGAACAAGCGCGCGAGCAGCTGTATCGCAAATTCGACTGGCTGACTGCCAACGCCAGCAGCGACGAGTTGTCCGAGTTGCAGGTCGCTGATTTCGGCACTCGCCGGCGCTTTTCGTACCGTGTACAGGAAGAAGTGGTGAACGTGCTCAAGCACGATTTCCCCGGACGTTTCGTCGGCACCAGCAACGTGCATCTTTCCCGTGAGCTGGACATGAAGCCACTGGGGACCATGGCCCACGAATGGATCATGGCCCATCAGCAACTCGGCCCACGGTTGATCGACAGCCAGATTGCCGCCCTCGATTGCTGGGTTCGCGAGTATCGCGGTTTACTCGGGATCGCCCTCACCGACTGCATCACCACCGATGCTTTTCTCGGTGATTTCGACCTGTATTTCGCCAAGCTCTTCGACGGTCTGCGCCACGATTCCGGTGATCCGGTGCTGTGGGCAGAAAAGGCAATCGCCCACTACCACAAGCTCGGCATCGACCCGATGAGCAAGACGCTGGTGTTCTCCGACAGCCTGACATTGCCCAGGTCGCTGGAGATATTCCGCGCGTTGCGCGGGCGAATCAATGTCAGTTTTGGTATCGGCACCAACCTGACCTGCGATATTCCGGGTGTCGAACCGATGAGCATCGTGCTTAAAATGACGGCGTGCAACGGCCAGCCCGTGGCAAAGATTTCCGATGAGCCTGGCAAGACTCACTGCAAAGATCCTAATTTCGTCGCCTATTTGCGACACGTTTTCAAAGTACCTGCCCTTTCCAGCGTTTCAAGCAAGGAGTGA
- a CDS encoding LysR family transcriptional regulator gives MLNKRYLPSITALQCFEAVTRHLSFTRAAEELNLTQSAVSKQVAQLEELLQHLLFRRVRRRLQMTPAGDLYLVEVRKILTQVEMSTHYLRSYGGDTEVLRVSTPPTFGARWLVPRLKGWRLRHPSIHLDLCSEQEADDLLQGRSDLAFYFGQGSRPGTESLKLFGEELVPVCAPGSLPDTPFTDPTQLADLVLLQNASRPQAWHDWFDSQGYHTEHSYHGPRFETFYMCIRAAQVGCGVALLPRFLVEEELADGKLVIPWQHPMPSCDAYYLAYPEHSAEVPKVRDFVKWMLEQIDSPDTPHT, from the coding sequence ATGCTGAATAAACGCTACTTGCCGTCGATCACCGCACTCCAGTGTTTCGAGGCCGTGACCCGGCATTTGAGCTTCACCCGGGCTGCCGAAGAGCTAAACCTGACCCAAAGCGCCGTCAGCAAACAGGTCGCCCAGCTGGAAGAGTTACTACAGCATCTGCTGTTTCGTCGGGTACGCCGACGCTTGCAAATGACCCCTGCCGGGGATTTGTACCTGGTGGAGGTACGAAAAATCCTCACTCAGGTCGAGATGTCGACCCACTATCTGCGCTCCTACGGCGGTGACACCGAAGTCCTGCGCGTCTCGACGCCTCCGACCTTCGGCGCACGCTGGCTAGTGCCGCGCTTGAAAGGCTGGCGCCTGCGCCATCCCTCGATCCATCTGGATCTGTGCAGCGAACAAGAAGCCGACGACTTGCTGCAAGGTCGTAGCGACCTGGCGTTCTACTTCGGCCAAGGCTCGCGACCCGGCACTGAAAGCCTGAAACTGTTTGGTGAAGAGCTGGTGCCCGTCTGCGCGCCAGGTAGCCTACCGGACACGCCGTTTACCGATCCGACACAACTCGCCGATTTGGTCCTGTTGCAAAACGCCTCCCGCCCCCAGGCCTGGCACGACTGGTTCGACAGCCAGGGCTACCACACCGAACACAGCTACCACGGCCCGCGTTTCGAAACTTTTTATATGTGCATCCGCGCCGCGCAAGTCGGCTGCGGCGTGGCGCTGCTGCCACGATTCCTGGTGGAAGAGGAATTAGCCGACGGCAAACTAGTCATTCCCTGGCAACATCCGATGCCCAGTTGCGACGCGTATTACCTCGCCTACCCGGAACACTCGGCGGAAGTGCCCAAGGTGCGAGACTTTGTAAAGTGGATGCTGGAGCAGATCGACAGCCCTGATACGCCGCACACTTGA